A genomic region of Macaca thibetana thibetana isolate TM-01 chromosome 14, ASM2454274v1, whole genome shotgun sequence contains the following coding sequences:
- the FRMD8 gene encoding FERM domain-containing protein 8 isoform X2 codes for MDGTEGSTGQPGPAERSHRSSVSSVGARAADVLVYLADDTVVPLAVENLPSLSAHELHRAVREVLQLPDIALDVFALWLVSPLLEVQLKPKHQPYKLGRQWPELLLRFTSAPDDDVAMDEPFLQFRRNVFFPKRRELQIRDEEVLRLLYEEAKGNVLAARYPCDVEDCEALGALVCRVQLGPYQPGQPAACALREKLDSFLPAHLCKRGQGLFAALRGRGTRAGPGEQGLLNAYRQVQEVGSDGGCEAALGTHYRAYLFKCHELPFYGCAFFHGEVDKPTQGFLHRGGRKPVSVAISLEGVHVIDSREKHVLLGLRFQELSWDHTSPEEEEPILWLEFDGDSEGTPVNKLLKIYSKQAELMSSLIEYCIELSQVAEPAGPQDSATGPPSDPSSSPAPVQRPKLRRQGSVVSSRIQHLSTIDYVEDATWEAEAGKTLD; via the exons ATGGACGGGACAGAAGGCAGTACCGGGCAGCCCGGCCCCGCTGAGCGGTCCCACCGAAGCAGCGTGTCCTCcgtgggagcccgag CGGCTGACGTGCTGGTGTACCTGGCGGATGACACAGTGGTGCCCCTGGCTGTGGAGAACCTACCCTCGCTCAGTGCCCATGAGCTGCACCGCGCCGTCCGCGAGGTCCTGCAGCTCCCGGACATTGCCCTGGATGTCTTCGCGCTCTGGCTGGTCTCCCCTCTGCTGG AGGTGCAGCTGAAACCCAAGCACCAGCCCTACAAGCTGGGACGCCAGTGGCCGGAGCTGCTGCTGCGCTTCACCAGTGCCCCGGACGACGACGTGGCCATGG ATGAGCCTTTCCTGCAGTTCCGGAGGAACGTATTCTTCCCAAAGCGGCGGGAGCTCCAG ATCCGCGACGAGGAGGTCCTGCGGCTTCTCTATGAGGAGGCCAAGGGCAACGTGCTGGCCGCGCGGTATCCGTGCGACGTGGAGGACTGCGAGGCTCTGGGCGCCCTGGTGTGCCGCGTCCAGCTCGGGCCCTACCAGCCCGGCCAGCCGGCAGCCTGCGCCCTGAG GGAGAAGCTGgactccttcctccctgcccaccTCTGTAAGCGGGGCCAGGGTCTCTTTGCTGCCCTCCGGGGCCGCGGGACCAGGGCCGGGCCCGGCGAGCAGGGCCTGCTGAACGCCTACCGCCAGGTGCAGGAGGTTGGCAGCGACGGCGGGTGCGAGGCCGCCCTGGGCACCCACTACCGTGCCTACCTCTTCAAGTGCCACGAGCTGCCCTTCTACGG ATGTGCCTTCTTCCACGGCGAGGTTGACAAGCCGACCCAAGGCTTTTTGCACCGGGGTGGGCGCAAGCCAGTTTCTGTGGCCATCAGTCTGGAAGGCGTGCACGTCATCGACAGCAGAGAGAAG CATGTCCTGCTGGGCCTGCGCTTCCAGGAGCTGTCGTGGGACCACACCTCCCCCGAGGAGGAGGAGCCCATCTTGTGGCTGGAGTTCGACGGAGACAGCGAGGGCACGCCTGTCAACAAGCTCCTCAAGATCTACTCCAAGCAG gccgAACTGATGAGCAGCCTCATTGAGTACTGCATTGAACTGAGCCAGGTGGCGGAGCCCGCAGGCCCCCAGGACAGTGCGACAGGCCCGCCCTCGGACCCCAGCTCCTCACCGGCTCCTGTTCAGCGCCCCAAGCTGCGGAGGCAGGGCAGCGTGGTGTCCAGCCGGATCCAGCATCTCTCCACCATCGACTACGTGGAGGACG ctacttgggaggctgaggcaggaaaaacgcttgattga
- the FRMD8 gene encoding FERM domain-containing protein 8 isoform X1, which produces MDGTEGSTGQPGPAERSHRSSVSSVGARAADVLVYLADDTVVPLAVENLPSLSAHELHRAVREVLQLPDIALDVFALWLVSPLLEVQLKPKHQPYKLGRQWPELLLRFTSAPDDDVAMDEPFLQFRRNVFFPKRRELQIRDEEVLRLLYEEAKGNVLAARYPCDVEDCEALGALVCRVQLGPYQPGQPAACALREKLDSFLPAHLCKRGQGLFAALRGRGTRAGPGEQGLLNAYRQVQEVGSDGGCEAALGTHYRAYLFKCHELPFYGCAFFHGEVDKPTQGFLHRGGRKPVSVAISLEGVHVIDSREKHVLLGLRFQELSWDHTSPEEEEPILWLEFDGDSEGTPVNKLLKIYSKQAELMSSLIEYCIELSQVAEPAGPQDSATGPPSDPSSSPAPVQRPKLRRQGSVVSSRIQHLSTIDYVEDGKGIRRVKPKRTTSFFSRQLSLGQGSYTVVQPSDSLEQG; this is translated from the exons ATGGACGGGACAGAAGGCAGTACCGGGCAGCCCGGCCCCGCTGAGCGGTCCCACCGAAGCAGCGTGTCCTCcgtgggagcccgag CGGCTGACGTGCTGGTGTACCTGGCGGATGACACAGTGGTGCCCCTGGCTGTGGAGAACCTACCCTCGCTCAGTGCCCATGAGCTGCACCGCGCCGTCCGCGAGGTCCTGCAGCTCCCGGACATTGCCCTGGATGTCTTCGCGCTCTGGCTGGTCTCCCCTCTGCTGG AGGTGCAGCTGAAACCCAAGCACCAGCCCTACAAGCTGGGACGCCAGTGGCCGGAGCTGCTGCTGCGCTTCACCAGTGCCCCGGACGACGACGTGGCCATGG ATGAGCCTTTCCTGCAGTTCCGGAGGAACGTATTCTTCCCAAAGCGGCGGGAGCTCCAG ATCCGCGACGAGGAGGTCCTGCGGCTTCTCTATGAGGAGGCCAAGGGCAACGTGCTGGCCGCGCGGTATCCGTGCGACGTGGAGGACTGCGAGGCTCTGGGCGCCCTGGTGTGCCGCGTCCAGCTCGGGCCCTACCAGCCCGGCCAGCCGGCAGCCTGCGCCCTGAG GGAGAAGCTGgactccttcctccctgcccaccTCTGTAAGCGGGGCCAGGGTCTCTTTGCTGCCCTCCGGGGCCGCGGGACCAGGGCCGGGCCCGGCGAGCAGGGCCTGCTGAACGCCTACCGCCAGGTGCAGGAGGTTGGCAGCGACGGCGGGTGCGAGGCCGCCCTGGGCACCCACTACCGTGCCTACCTCTTCAAGTGCCACGAGCTGCCCTTCTACGG ATGTGCCTTCTTCCACGGCGAGGTTGACAAGCCGACCCAAGGCTTTTTGCACCGGGGTGGGCGCAAGCCAGTTTCTGTGGCCATCAGTCTGGAAGGCGTGCACGTCATCGACAGCAGAGAGAAG CATGTCCTGCTGGGCCTGCGCTTCCAGGAGCTGTCGTGGGACCACACCTCCCCCGAGGAGGAGGAGCCCATCTTGTGGCTGGAGTTCGACGGAGACAGCGAGGGCACGCCTGTCAACAAGCTCCTCAAGATCTACTCCAAGCAG gccgAACTGATGAGCAGCCTCATTGAGTACTGCATTGAACTGAGCCAGGTGGCGGAGCCCGCAGGCCCCCAGGACAGTGCGACAGGCCCGCCCTCGGACCCCAGCTCCTCACCGGCTCCTGTTCAGCGCCCCAAGCTGCGGAGGCAGGGCAGCGTGGTGTCCAGCCGGATCCAGCATCTCTCCACCATCGACTACGTGGAGGACG
- the FRMD8 gene encoding FERM domain-containing protein 8 isoform X3, whose product MDGTEGSTGQPGPAERSHRSSVSSVGARAADVLVYLADDTVVPLAVENLPSLSAHELHRAVREVLQLPDIALDVFALWLVSPLLEVQLKPKHQPYKLGRQWPELLLRFTSAPDDDVAMDEPFLQFRRNVFFPKRRELQIRDEEVLRLLYEEAKGNVLAARYPCDVEDCEALGALVCRVQLGPYQPGQPAACALREKLDSFLPAHLCKRGQGLFAALRGRGTRAGPGEQGLLNAYRQVQEVGSDGGCEAALGTHYRAYLFKCHELPFYGCAFFHGEVDKPTQGFLHRGGRKPVSVAISLEGVHVIDSREKHVLLGLRFQELSWDHTSPEEEEPILWLEFDGDSEGTPVNKLLKIYSKQILNCFGVIC is encoded by the exons ATGGACGGGACAGAAGGCAGTACCGGGCAGCCCGGCCCCGCTGAGCGGTCCCACCGAAGCAGCGTGTCCTCcgtgggagcccgag CGGCTGACGTGCTGGTGTACCTGGCGGATGACACAGTGGTGCCCCTGGCTGTGGAGAACCTACCCTCGCTCAGTGCCCATGAGCTGCACCGCGCCGTCCGCGAGGTCCTGCAGCTCCCGGACATTGCCCTGGATGTCTTCGCGCTCTGGCTGGTCTCCCCTCTGCTGG AGGTGCAGCTGAAACCCAAGCACCAGCCCTACAAGCTGGGACGCCAGTGGCCGGAGCTGCTGCTGCGCTTCACCAGTGCCCCGGACGACGACGTGGCCATGG ATGAGCCTTTCCTGCAGTTCCGGAGGAACGTATTCTTCCCAAAGCGGCGGGAGCTCCAG ATCCGCGACGAGGAGGTCCTGCGGCTTCTCTATGAGGAGGCCAAGGGCAACGTGCTGGCCGCGCGGTATCCGTGCGACGTGGAGGACTGCGAGGCTCTGGGCGCCCTGGTGTGCCGCGTCCAGCTCGGGCCCTACCAGCCCGGCCAGCCGGCAGCCTGCGCCCTGAG GGAGAAGCTGgactccttcctccctgcccaccTCTGTAAGCGGGGCCAGGGTCTCTTTGCTGCCCTCCGGGGCCGCGGGACCAGGGCCGGGCCCGGCGAGCAGGGCCTGCTGAACGCCTACCGCCAGGTGCAGGAGGTTGGCAGCGACGGCGGGTGCGAGGCCGCCCTGGGCACCCACTACCGTGCCTACCTCTTCAAGTGCCACGAGCTGCCCTTCTACGG ATGTGCCTTCTTCCACGGCGAGGTTGACAAGCCGACCCAAGGCTTTTTGCACCGGGGTGGGCGCAAGCCAGTTTCTGTGGCCATCAGTCTGGAAGGCGTGCACGTCATCGACAGCAGAGAGAAG CATGTCCTGCTGGGCCTGCGCTTCCAGGAGCTGTCGTGGGACCACACCTCCCCCGAGGAGGAGGAGCCCATCTTGTGGCTGGAGTTCGACGGAGACAGCGAGGGCACGCCTGTCAACAAGCTCCTCAAGATCTACTCCAAGCAG ATTCTCAATTGTTTCGgtgtcatttgttga